From the Desulfovibrio aminophilus genome, the window GGGCGAAGGGGGCGAAGGGGGTTATTTGCGGGTCATGTCGCTCCAGGCCCAGATGACGCGGCCCGCGATGGCCCGGTCCGGGTCGCCGCCGTAGTCGCGGCCCAGGCGGTAGGTCATGGGCGGGAAGTCGCGGGAGTTGTCGGAATAGAAGACCAGCTCCAGGTCGTCGTCCAGGCGCTTGACCGCCACGCGCTTGATCATGGCCCCGCCGGACTCGCCGGGCTCGGTCACGAGCATGATCCGCCCGGCGGGCTCGGGCGAGCGGTCCGAGCGGTCCACGAGCACGATGTCCCCGGGATGCAGGGCCGGGACCATGGACATCTCGCGCGGGCCCACCTGCACGGCCACGAGGTTCGAACGGTGGCGCACGGACTCGTGCGCCCGCCAGACGAGCACCCAGCCCTCCACCCGGTCCTCGGGGATGAGCCCCGGACCTGCGGCCACGGGCGTGGCGGCCAGGGGCACGGCCAGATAGTCCTCGGGCCGGGGTCCGGCCAGATTCGCGGCGGCCGACGCTTTGTCAGCCGACACAAAACAGACCTCCCGCGCGGTCTCGGCCCCCTGTTCGGGAAACACGAGCCGCACGCCCAGGCCGTCCAGCACCCGGCCCAGCGACTCCACGGTCAGGCCCCGCTCGCCCTTCAGGAACCGCCCGAGCTGCGAGGGGTCCAGGCTCAAAGCGTCGGCCATCTGCTTCTTGTTGGCGAACGGCCCGCCCTCGCCGATCCGCTCCGCCAACGCCTTGCGCAGGTCTTCGGAAAACCCCATGGTCGCCTCCCGCACTTTTTTCCAGTCTGTATCACAAATTTGCCGTTTGTCTAAAGCCGTCGGACAATTTTTCTTGACTTCATGATTGTCATTTGACTATTCCTCTCCCCCGGAGGTTCACCATGCATCGCGGCTATGTCCAGCTCTGGCGTCGGTCCCTGTCCTCGGAAGCCTGGCGCGATCCCAAGCTCTGGCGGCTCTGGACCTACTGCCTGCTCAAGGCGTCCCACCGCGAGCACCAGGTCGTGGTCGGCCGACAGGCCGTGGACCTCGAACCCGG encodes:
- a CDS encoding LexA family transcriptional regulator gives rise to the protein MGFSEDLRKALAERIGEGGPFANKKQMADALSLDPSQLGRFLKGERGLTVESLGRVLDGLGVRLVFPEQGAETAREVCFVSADKASAAANLAGPRPEDYLAVPLAATPVAAGPGLIPEDRVEGWVLVWRAHESVRHRSNLVAVQVGPREMSMVPALHPGDIVLVDRSDRSPEPAGRIMLVTEPGESGGAMIKRVAVKRLDDDLELVFYSDNSRDFPPMTYRLGRDYGGDPDRAIAGRVIWAWSDMTRK